In one Elephas maximus indicus isolate mEleMax1 chromosome 9, mEleMax1 primary haplotype, whole genome shotgun sequence genomic region, the following are encoded:
- the LOC126083040 gene encoding ferritin heavy chain-like, giving the protein MTASPSQVRQNYRQDSEAAVNGQINLERYTSYVYMSVSYYFDRNDVALKNFARYFLHQSHEEREHAERLMKLQNQQGGQIFLQDIKKPDHDDWESRLKAMKYALHLGKNVNQSLLELHKLVTDKNHPHLCDFIATHYLNEQVRSIKELGD; this is encoded by the coding sequence ATGACTGCGTCCCCCTCACAGGTGCGCCAGAACTACCGTCAGGACTCGGAGGCCGCCGTCAACGGCCAGATCAACCTGGAGCGCTACACCTCCTACGTCTACATGTCCGTGTCTTACTACTTCGACCGCAATGATGTGGCTCTGAAGAATTTTGCCAGGTATTTTCTTCACCAATCTCATGAGGAGAGGGAACATGCTGAGAGGCTGATGAAGCTGCAGAACCAACAAGGTGGCCAAATCTTCCTTCAGGATATCAAGAAACCAGACCATGATGATTGGGAGAGCAGGCTGAAGGCAATGAAGTATGCGTTACACTTGGGAAAAAACGTGAATCAGTCACTACTGGAACTGCACAAACTGGTCACTGACAAGAACCACCCCCATTTGTGTGACTTCATTGCGACGCATTACCTAAATGAGCAGGTGAGATCCATCAAAGAATTgggtgactaa